The region GAATGGATCGATCGTAGCTACACTGATAATGATGGCGAGGGATGGTCCTACGACACTTCCACTTGACCAGGAGCGAAACCCCAGCGATGGCGTTTTATAAATCAATGACAAGAAAGGGAGAAGGTTAAAATTTTCAGGTTAGGCAATCGTTGGGCGGGGGAGACACGTACTCGAAGGAAACTTCCACCGGGTGAGATGCATTAATGAAAATGTCCGTTGGTCCctcgagaggggggggggtgtgatcTGTTATGAGCAAAATTTCGTattcccttttctcccttttataCAGTATACgcatttattttccttcttattatAAAAGCGTGCATTATAATACCCAATTATTTCGATATTCTTAAGGGGGATTCATACTTTACAAGCACTATTCTTAGTGGAACCCATTGTATCCATTTCCATGTGCGTTATTTTATACTGCTTTTCTTTAGTATATCAAACCTTAAATTTGTTTCTTATTATATGACTTTGTAttatatttgaattgaaatgaaatcaagtATTGAATCGAGTTGACTAAGTATGGTATCCATGAAACACTCATAAAAAGggaatattaacaaatttcaGGAGGGAACGAATAGTAGGAACGGAGTATAATCGCCGTGAGAACCATACTGcaaattcaaatcatcattatttatgGGAAAGCAATTTGGGGAAGTTGAGcaattttttgcttttttcatGTTAAAACTTATATGATATAATcgtgtagaaataagtaccttgccttaaaaCTTAATTCTTGGGAAAGAtctcaaatggctcaactttcCCGAACCATGAGGTAGGATGAGCTACCTACTGGGGTAATTTGAGCCACAATAAATTTGTACAATAGGTATGGGACAAGAACCAGCATggcaattttttatttaaagtcttttcactttctaattctctataaatactaacatcctctaaaagtaaaacaacTGTCTTGTGATTTggtcctttctgcctgcatatcgatggcatttcaatatttttatcactATGAATTACCATAGCTCATCTTGCCgcatgttggctggctcaaccTACCGAACTtcatgcgatattttcacatccacacctTTCTTATGCATTAATCATGTAAAAGcatatgacaagaatgaagatccatacttGCATgaactaacaatattgttcttgtTCCTTTATTGTACTTATAAATGCATTTGGTTAAAAAACACTTATCTATATCacactttttttctattaatgttttgaatgaatttttcattttttcctctcaaaaattatttttggtttcaacgttgaaaacaatatggtggggttaggggatATGCAATAATTTTGGTCATCAATATATGGCACCACCACAATGTCAGACTCATTCATTATCGGCTGGGGGGGTGGCTCAACGTACCCCGCCTTCCCCATCACATTGACAATCGGTGATCACATGTATCAAAAATAATGGGACTACAATAGCAGTCATCGGGATTACTCGGAACACTTGGCTTCCAGTAGTTTGATTACTTGAAAAAGTTTATGAAGGTATACATTGTTAAACCCAGGAAAATTGAAATCCAAATGAGACACGGACATGACAAGATGTCCCCAACACTCACACTTGTATTACTGGGTAAATCGGAGTGACGTTAGAATAAACATTACTCCGGGAAATTGAAATGTGCACTAGACTCTCTCATATTTCCATACCGGTGGAACCGCATTAATGCAATCCGATTATAACTCTCATGAATGAACAATGAAAACAAGACGATATTCATACTGTCGCGTTCAGCAGGTAAAGGCTTAACAAAGCAATTGCTTCATGAAACTCACCCGAAAGCATATAAGATGATGCCCATCTGAACGAGCCGATTGATGGCGCCGACTTTTTTACTCTTGATCTGCACCATCTTAGGTGTGTCGTAATCGAAAAAGGTGTCCGACATGGACGTAAAAAGCGCCGTAATTTTCGTTCCCGAACCCATTTTGGCGTCCATCAATGTCTCCGAGATAAAAGAACGATAGGAAGCAATGAGGTTGACTCTGGAGGTGATAATGGAAGGTCCCAAAGTGCGGAAGAGTGTTGATGTTCGCAGCAGAAGAGTTTATTACTCAAAAATGTTTTGAGTAATTCCTGGATAACTTGTATGAGTTTTAGGTACTGATGGCGAACCAATGGCCTTGGGAATCTGTATATTTCCAAAATGTCCTCTGGAGACTTTCTTGCTTGGAACTAATTCACTTCTTTGGTTTAATTATCTTAAAAATTTGGACTAAAGAAATGAGGTGTAGAATTAAATTCGAGTATTGATCACGAATGCGGTAGGGTGATGTCACGTTTATAaagtttgaaaagaaaacaaattgtatTTGTTGCTGTCCGGAAAGAGCAACAAGGCTTATCGTCGTGTTGATGTAGTTTCAGGTTACCAGTCCACAATTCACACAATTACGTGAAGTTCACTTTAAAATATCCTTACCTCTCCGCGAAATATTTCTTGTCAGTTAGGACATCTTCGCCAACTATCCTGTTTTCCATCACCATAACATACACGGGAGACacatttcatgaatactttaagtaTAGATTTCAAACGAGGCAAAGTGGTCTTGGACgagaaatgaaagaggagaATGCATGAATTCCCTGTCGCTGCTAATCATTCGATCCTTCCCTTATTCCTCACCGGAGCCTTGTGCATCTACGAATTGTGATGTCCTGTCACGATCACGGCCGGAATCACCCGCCTAAAATGGAAGCCGTCGGGGTATAATCCTATGAATGTTCAATGTAATAATCAGATTAGATTTCTTCCCTCAAGGATTCGACATGGAGGGCTTCGATGCGAGACAATGTCGgacaaaaaaatacagaaaacaaTTGTAACTAAAAACGTGTTGGATCTCAACGTCGCGATATTCTCAATCCAACGATGATTTCGATTCCGTCAAAAGCACGCCAACACAAAATGAGCACTGGTTACATCACGATTATAACAAATAAATCCAAATATATCAATGATACGTTTATGGTCATATCGATGACCACTGATGGCCATGGCAGGGAATATTCATTGTATCATTCGTAGACTTAAGTCTTGACAAACCGACTAAAACATGCAGGGGAAAATCGGAAATTGGTGTAACCGATGTGTCTCACACGACCAAAGGGCACCCCTACTATAGGCCTACAGCTCTACTGCTCTCCAACAAATCCAACAGGTTCACACGATACGATAAACGACATTATCGTCCTCCCATATTATTCGTTTAATGAAAAGAAGGAACTCATTTGAGCCGCTGGTCGCCAAAAATGAACACACGGTGCAGAGAAGAACTGTCACCATGTGCCCCTAGATGTCCTTTTGAACAATTCCTCAATGATGGACCCTACAACTTCGAAGAGCTTGTCAGTGTCCCCTCCACTCTCTCAGCTACGCACGTGAAATATAGGACAAGTTCGAAGGAAAAAAGTAGTACTAACGAGGGCGTTATCAAAGATAGATAGCACGACTGGTAACGGGCGAGCATACGCGTGTATGAGTTGCTCTGTCGCTATCTTCAGGCCTCGACGCTGATTCGTCGATGAGTGCGGTACGAAGTCATATAAAAGCAGGAGCGCTAACTTTTTGCTGCGTGCGCAGGTTGTGACGTATTTGCTATCAGCATAAGACGTGAAGCAAGTAGAGAAGACCATCGAATGGCGTGTTCGCATTATTCAGGATATCATCAAAGGTTTAATGATTTTGTGGTACAGCACAATATATCCATATTTCATGATAGAGCTCTTACCATCCCCATAATTGAGAATTATTACGTCACAAATATCAATTGACAAAATGATTGTTTCCATGCCAGATGTGAGTAAACGTTCATGGGAACAAGCCCGTGGGACTGAGATTTGACATGATGACGTTCGGAACATGGCTACTGATTTCAATTCAATCAAGACACAGGGGTACACGCACAACAACGTTCGCTTGCTGTTTAATGAATTAAATTCCGTAATGGACTGAGTTTGGATGAGGGGAGTTCTTCGTTAACATGCTGGCATGCATGCTTTCATTACAAAACAGATTTTAAATTGTGATGATCCTTGCTAGTGGAATCCAGGAAATCTGTCGAATAAGTTTAAAATGCACTCCGgcaaattttatattttgggCTTTGGCTAGATAAATAAACCCTTCTTAACCATTCCGAAGAATATCTTTGTCTAAACTAGGTAACCGTACAAGCCATTTTCTGAAAAGGTAGGCCTGATTAATAATTATAGTGGCGTAATAACCAAAATATTTTTAGGGGCCCGATATGGCGAATCGCTTAaaaccaatgaaaatttgatagcgaatttttttttctcgaaatttTTTATACGAAAATCCaggtttgtgatagattttgacataatgtttacataatataatattcgaaaaataatatcatatttcagccttacccctttccttttctttccttgtttGTTCTTGGTcgtgactatttttttttatttttttggaagggggggcATGAGCACCCCTCTCTCGGCCCAACCATCTCTACGCCAGTGAAGTTTCAAAAGCAGGAACAGAAAATATAGTCATTATTCTCTAAATAAAGCAAATCTTTATTTGTGATGATTATCAAacgaaaatattaaaatatggaattatcattgtaattaaATACTATATGTTCATAACATTCTATTCATTCTCGACTTGGAAATAAAGCATTGTGTAGATTATTCACCACACAAAACCTTGCGTTAACACATTCTGTTAGCAAATGCAAAGATtcgttttcaaaattttgttcgtACATTCGCCACGATGATGTTGGTGCGATGAAAAAGCACAGAGCTAAGCTCGGATAAGCTGTGTCCAAAGGCTGGCCAAAAGGGGCCTGCTCAGAAAATAAGCAGATACACGCTATAATCAGGGATAATGAGCTTTTAAGAAGACGGACGGACGTCCATAAGACAGAGACATTCGGGTCAGGAACGATAATTACATGTAATAGCGCCCCCATGGCATCCTCACAAACTTGTAAGTAAAGGATGACTCTAAATTGGAAAGGTTGTCTAAATGTGTTGTAGACAGTgcactggtgggtgtttcataaagcttttcgtaagttaagagcgactttaagaacgactggtgatcctttcttgtggaaaatggtatatttcattggcgatggtcaagcgtgtaagaaaggatcaccagtcgctcttaaaatcgctcttaacttacgaacagctttatgaaacggtccccaggtcTGTTTTATGACAGAGAAAGAGGGAGTAGGGtgttaagaaagaaaggaataaaggaCAAAAATGAATGGTGGTGGAAGATGATAGAAAATACAAACACACTCCCTTCATTCACTCTTTCTACCTTCTCCCACTCTGtgtctctctttcttttgcATTATCAAAAACTAACAatgattttgagaaaaaaattctgTATTCTAATTTTCTAGCATAGGGGTACCTTTCACATCATTTGCATTAAAAGTTAAGATTCTGTTCCCCGACCAAGGCTTGCATAATGATTTTCATGTTTACTGCTGTGTCGGGCAGCTAATACAAAGCAATATATATTCCATACTATTAAGTTGGCTAACAGTCTGCATAAATTATTAACGATATGCTTCATGATAATAGGGATTGCGCCCCCTAATTCAGGTAATTCATTGAGTGCACCAACATGATCAAGGCGCTACCACTGCAGGATTATAAGTGATAGAGCGGTGTAATTGGTCAAATTGAAGAGATACTCGGTAAAACAAGAAGGTCAACTCTGCTATTAGCTGCAATGGACCGGCTACTCGTTATGAATCTCTTCAAGGGAGAGGTAGTTCACAATGTGGTATAAAAACATCTTGACACTGTATAGGTGTCTTAATACATCCTACCATCGAGAAGGGGAGGGGGACGGGCGAGTGATGAAGTTTGGAGTAGGAATTGACGTTGGTATTGAGAGCGAAAAATTCAGCCGGTTAACGTATATTCTGTTATCATGCATCTCCCCGCCCTGCCCTCCAGCAAGATAGtgacgcccccccccaaaaaaaaaaaaatgaatgtcagCAACAAACTTAACAATAATATAATCCGACTGTGATCACCTGAAATAACTGAATTTGCCTGCGATGTGCTGACTTAAAAGTTCCAGTGCAGTCAAAGTATTTGACGGAAACTTCACACACTTAcacttttaattacaataaaactTTATGAAAGAAGGGAACGTTGAATATCCCCCGGAATAGCTTCACTCCCTCAGATCCCAGAGGGTGGAGAGGTATTGACAACTGTACTTTTACAGGATGAGTTAAGGATCAACATTACCATTTGATATCATACACATTTTAAGCAGGTTTGACTGAAATCTCTTCACATCctaaaattttcaattcaaacgCGCCGTGTTTCCTCATCTACCGCTATTTTCTTGCTAGTCAATGTTCGATCGATGGaacattacaaaagaaaaaagaaatgggtGCAACCCTTCTCATCGGTATAGTCACGCCATCTAGACCTGACATGCCACTATCTTCGGCGACTCTTAACCTGGTAGGATGGCAGAAAGGGAGAAAATATCGTATAAGAGGGATGGTAAATGCCTCGAGACAGGCAGGAGGAAATGAACAGAAGCGAGCAAGATGCTAGATTGGTGGACAGTATTTGATTAGGGACACGAACTGGCTGCTTTTCTTTCATGGGCCTAATGGGATAAATTATGGAGATCTTGGATTGGATCAGACAGTAACTAAGAAACGGACCCTTCTTAAATTGGTGAGCTGTGGGATTcgagaagtagaagaagaggGGAGCAGCATCAccaagagggagggagagagaaagagacgaTTTAATTGACATCGAATGAGTATAAAAGGAGAATCGAAAGATGTTCAAAAGCACCTGATGCTTGGGGATCTTATTATGCAGCAATAAACTAAATTTCATCCCGGAGGCAGCTTTGTAGTCGACATAGTAAGAGATTTTAGAGACACATGAACGCGAGAATCTAAAAAAGTTTGGGAATCGCCAAATTAtgacgaagaagaaaaagagcCAACGGTAGAAAAACATCAAACGTACTTTAcaacttcatatttcataaacttGTATTCATACCTTAAACGAACGTGTGGGTATGTGCACACGTCTGTGTGTGCGTGAAAAGATAGAAGACGGATGGTGAACGggagaaaaaaaacgatgtGAGTACAAGGTGAgccaagagagagagaggggggagagaggtTGATTACGGTTAGTATAAATAGTCTATTCTATGTCAACATGCATTTATGTTAATACTAATACCAAGTTCAGccgaaattttaaaaaatactaaaGAGGGAAATCTTACCTGTAtcgcctgatttttttttaagttggacaaaaaaatagataaaggaCAAAAAGGAAACCAGTATTCTATCGGTGTTTCGTTTTCAAGGAGTTTTTGGGTGATGGCGCTGTTGATGAAATCTATCTGGTTGTGATGAAAACCATCGatgcaaattaaatatcatCTGGTGTCTTGCAGAACTCGATCTGGGAACTTCGAGTCTGAAAGAAAACGATATTGTTGATGAGATTGCCATTGATATAAGGTAtgatacgaaacatgaattcaatttATATTGAACATTTTTCATGGCTAATATCCTTAAGCAGGATAGATATATATTTGATTTGCAAATTGTGATAGATGATGGTAcgtgtatatacagtgcgtcccacgaAAAAAGAAAGCCCGTTTCCAAAGATAGATTTTAcaatcattaaaggacaagtccaccccatcgaaaagttgatttgaataaaaagagaaaaatcctatgagcataacgctgaaaattacatcaaaatcggatctaaaataagaaagttatgacattttaaagtttcgcttaatgttacaaaataattatatgcacattctggcTGGTAtccaaatgaggagactatgacatcatccactcactatttcttttgtattttattatatgaaatattctaattttctcctcattgtcaagtgatacaacgattaattcttcCCTTAACATGTGGAAATAGCGTTGTTTAATACTGTATGGTTaggtcaagttggtccttattgtcaaatctataaaaaatgaattattgtataatccatacaataaaaaacaaaagaaatagtgagtgatggacatcatcgactgagtcaccaagttgtgcatatcactgttttgtgaatgataagcgaaactttaaaatgtcataactttcttattttacatccgattttgatgaaattttcagcactttgctagtttgatttttctttattcattcaagtcagcattttcctggggtggacttacctttaaatatgattttactACATGAATCTGATACTTATGGTAAGAGTGGAATCTCGACAGCTTAGCAAATCATTCAAGCATGGCAGGTTACAGacaatgaatataattataatgagACCTATTAGAAACGATTTGCATAGAAACTCACGTGTTAATCTGAATCCACACTCATTTCAGGATCAGCGAGAGAAACTTAActaagaatacaaaagaaatgcttacaaGTTAATAGTCAAATAAGCGCGACTGTCGCATCACGAATCGATCGTGtcaatttttcctgcgcgcgtTCAGTGTTCGTCACGTTCGTCACATTTTAGGTATCAAAATGTAgagaaataattgaattgtacgaagatgtaaatgaaatatcacaactaattttactttcaagaaaaatatgtgGAAATCCTAGTTTCGTTTTtcttctgggacgcactgtacaagAATTTTCTCCGTACTACcctctctccccttttctttccctcatcgctttctctctatctctctttcctATATACGTTCCCCTCTCCGCCCCTTCTGTTTTAGTCCTTGTAAATTTCGCATTCCGCTATGTAAGGGAAGACAGGTGGACTTAAATGGGCGTATGAGggcgtgtttgtgtgtgtgggagggggggtgTTGGGGTGTTTGCGAAGGTGGGGGTGAGTGGGCTTGTGTGAGTGCGTGCATAAACTGTATGTGCGTGTTTGCTAGCCATCACGATTTACATAGTTCGCTCCTGATAGCCTCTCTTCCATTCTTGCCTTCCATAATCTGCCATACGACAATCGATTTAATTATGTGTTCTAGATTCCAGGAGCAAACTAGGTCAATAATTGCAACCTCCTGACGAAgagttgtttatcatttttagtTTATTAATCTTCAAAGAATTTGCGCATCATTTCAGGATGGTGAGAGTAAATCATgtcaaatttcaaaaatatttcgaAATATATGATCCTTATGAGTTCTGTTGTGTTTTTGTACAAGAAGCCATGCCCACGCACCAGCAATGATTGAATGAGCATGCCATACTAACAATGATTGGAGATATCTGAATGATGTGGCTTACTCGAACCAGAAATTAAATCACGAGGGCTAAGACCTGTTTACAGTAGAGTgttgaaaaatcaaatatttctaGTTGCCAAAACCTAAACAAActattacaatcaaaactttgatTGTAGGCATCAACGGAAAGACAACTATTTTGTACAATAACTAGAATAAAGATTGAGTTATGAAATAGTGATAGGCCCTCCTATTAGCCTAGATCTAAACTGTCAATCGATGAAGTATGTAACACACTATCCTTTCATAACAAAGTATTTACATCCTTCCTCATAGTGCATATCCCCGCTGTCAGCCCCCATCAGCTCACAACGCCCCTCCCCCGGCTGTCCCGGAGGCCGGATGAAGTTGAAGGAGTAGCACCCTCTCCAAAGATTGCAAGCTGCGCCACATTCTGTCCCGCTCCTGACACCAAAAGGTTCCTTAATTGGTGTACTCGATTGACACCAGTCCTGCAACGCAACACCCGTCGAAGTGTCGTGCTTGATGACGTAGGTTTGAGAAAAGGATGAGATGGCGTGTTCAGTAGCCGGTACTGCAAATAAAGAGAGAACAATGACCGTAGAAGATATGTCAGAAATAAATCACAAtctgaattaaattgaatttacaGATGAATGGAGTGCAAACATTGGTTAATtgataatctaaaaaaaaataatgaaaataaacccaTTAGTTGGCTTAAACTGACCCTGGCCCTTTTCTAAAGTAAAATATCAGGAATTCTGTTAATTGGGTATTGACTTTTTCACAAACATTGATTGAAAAACACTAGttgttatttcaaatattataaacATGCACGTTCCCTCTTGATCCAGTGATGGGTATAAACTTTAGAAGTGTATTAAAGCTGCATTGTGGAGATTTGATGATATAAATGCACCATGAGAAATTGGTAGatctacataaaacaaaatcaatgatAAATTCAAATAACATTCAACTGATGCCAAACCTTCCTATGGTCACAGTTAACTTGATAACATAAACAGCAGACCTATGAATGTTACCTGTACTGAATCTTTACAACCTCCTTCAACGATTTGGTAATTCCTCAGAAGTATTAGTCACCCACctttttatgtttattattgttgttatgcGTTAGTCATTAAACCGCAACGGCGTATATAAATAAAGCGTGTTTTAGTGAAAGTATTTTACGATTTTACATGCAAATTCCAGGATTTAATATTCATTGTGCCTTTCTCATATAGAATCAtcaatttgatgaaaataagtttgaaataaacatctttttaaagtgataaagaaataccgaggggggggggtaaatatgTTGAAACGCAAACATTATAATTTCCACAAAGAATCAAGGGATGAAATgttttttcacgaccaagaaaattgattgattgatttcattcgtcaagaatatcacaggagaatacaatgaaattgaagaattgAAGAATTGACAAGATAACCCATGAAAAACGAAAGGCTCATTTTCCAATGGGGTCATATTGTTAgtataaaatattaatatattgtAACAAAAAGTATAAACTACGACAAGTACTGGATTATGGTAAAAAATACATATCCATCAGTCAAATAATTTGCAAACATCTGAAGCAAACAATAATCTACCTAATGTATGAAAcaatattatattttaacataccCTGCATAATCTACAACACTAGAAACTAACAGtacaaaatgtgtgatttttactGGTAATACTGTTCTCAAGTAGCTTCCACTTTGAGTGTTTCTTTAATGCACTcttaaattgaagaaaaaaacaaattcaagataaagaaataaaaggtaAAGGAAGAggaaattattatatttcaaaatctgtgatttttttgtatgaaaaataCAATCTTTTTAACAGTTTTGCTCCATCCGTCATATCTGCACTCTTCAAAATTTGGGCGCATTACGATATTGTATAAGATGGCAAATCAACTTACGTTCACATACAGTAGGTCCTTcgaagtttttattttgttgcacCCATCCACTGGTCGGATTCTGGATATTCATTGTGGCGCCATTTTGTTTACTCGCTGACTTATTTTCATCAGGATTTCCAGGACTCCAATCTgaaacagcaaaaaaaaaggatgaaagaaaaaattgacGACTTCTTGAAATTGAATGCAAGCCAGATACAATGTCTTCTTCGTTACCTTTCGCATTGTTTTAGTCAATGATTTTAGAACCCACCGATAACCTCTTTTAAAAGGAATGTGAATACTTCGATCTTCACaaaagaattaatgaaaaagaatataaaatattattaatttgaagtttaagTCACTCACTTCTAAGAAACGCACCATTAAATAcagggggggggctggaagtTTGGgttaatgcaatattttttcctttcttctttgagcaaatttttttccttatttcattGAGACAATTTTTTCACCTTTCAGATGATTTTTCAGTggactaagttttttttttactctgatgGTGGGTcaagttttttatttattattcatttatttgttattatcattttttttttttttttggggggggggttccagcCCCCTTCTGGATATCTTCTGGTACGTCCCTCATGTGCATATACAGACTGAGGTACTTGGGTGGT is a window of Lytechinus variegatus isolate NC3 chromosome 2, Lvar_3.0, whole genome shotgun sequence DNA encoding:
- the LOC121408442 gene encoding uncharacterized protein LOC121408442; this translates as MTIMVTEYKRKAWKEKPALLIFILLVSSLVATAYPAQFANSCPDGWAHPSPDSNRCYKLLADGSTMKWAEAQVACEEPSLPGGSYLFVPSSLEEEIVMQSIYQSAVADSEIWIGCSDLETNTTFICYHENEVLTYKNWSPGNPDENKSASKQNGATMNIQNPTSGWVQQNKNFEGPTVCELPATEHAISSFSQTYVIKHDTSTGVALQDWCQSSTPIKEPFGVRSGTECGAACNLWRGCYSFNFIRPPGQPGEGRCELMGADSGDMHYEEGCKYFVMKG